Genomic DNA from Thermobifida alba:
AGGGCGGGCGGCGGCCGTTCAACCGGGCCGACACGCTCAGCGGTGCCGACTCCTCCTCGTCCGAGGCCTCCCAGAAGTGCTTCTGCACGAACCGCTTCGGGTTGAGGTCCGCGACGTCGAAGTCCTTGTACTCGGGGCCCAGCCCCTCCCGGATGTCCTTCTTGGCGTTGTCGGCCATCCGCCGGAGCTGCCGCAGCGCCCGACCGGCCTGCGCCGCCACCTTGGGAAGCTGGTCGGGACCGAGGACCAGGAGCGCGAGAACGCCCAGGACGAGGAACTCGCCCGCCCCGATGTTGAACATGCGTCTTCCTCCACAGACCTCACACGATCCGGCCTGATAGCAGACTAACCGCTGCCGGGAGGGCCGCCCGCCACCGCCCGACGCTCCGTCCACGCCCTCCGGCGGGCCGCCGGAGCGGAACCGTCCGCCCCCAGCACGAGCCGCGCCGCC
This window encodes:
- a CDS encoding sec-independent translocase is translated as MFNIGAGEFLVLGVLALLVLGPDQLPKVAAQAGRALRQLRRMADNAKKDIREGLGPEYKDFDVADLNPKRFVQKHFWEASDEEESAPLSVSARLNGRRPPFDDEAT